The Brassica rapa cultivar Chiifu-401-42 chromosome A10, CAAS_Brap_v3.01, whole genome shotgun sequence genome segment CGTCCGATGGACTTCGACCTCCCTGAGCTCCGTTCTTGCAATGTTGATCCTTGGGACTTGCTAGGTTTGCTCCAAACTCTTCTCTCTAGTCATATTAAATGTATTGATTAATGTGGTCTAAAGAATGTATTTTACGTATACGTTGTTATAGGAGATAAGAACACGGAAATGTATTACTTTGTGAAGAAGGAAGAGCGAGAGAAGAAGGGAAGAGAGACGTTATCCGGTTACTGGGAAGAGTGTGAAGAAGAGGAAGTAATGGAATCTGGAGATCGTGGTTGTAATTATTTAGAAGGAAGGAAAAAGACATTTGCTTTCTATATTGGGCAAAGACCTCGTGGAACAATAACTCCATGGATAAAGTACGAGTTTCGGCTTCTTTCCTCTAGGGCTACACGGTGGTCATCGTCCTCTCTGCCTCGCGTAAGCCATGCGTCCACTCGTTCGTTCTCGTATTAGATTCGAGCggttattttaatgttttgatAGTTTTGGTTAATGTTTTGGGGGTTAAGGGTGCGGTAGAGAACTGGAGAGCGGTGAAGGTGATCGTAAAGGAAGAGAATGAGGAGGAGATCGAGGAGGATGAGCAGGCGTCGGATGAGTCAGATGGCGAAGAGGTTGTTCAAAGCCGGTGACGACCGATCGATGTCATGTTGATGCCACATGTATTATGTACGCAAATGGTTTTGTAAGTGGCAAATCATTTGAGTTTAGTTAGTAACTTGGTACTGATAGAATATAGGGAAGTATCTTAGATGAAAATGAGGCTGCTTAATTTGTCTTATTGGCTTCCAAGCCTTTTGGAATGTAATAGAGGATGTGTTGCGACATGTGGCTTTGACTCTCCTGTCTTATTTATCTTCtcccaaatatatatttaattatctaTTATCCTATCATCAATAGCTATCTTGAATTCTAGATTCCTTAATATAAGAACCCTGAAATCCATATTTTAACTTCTTAGAAAAACATATACATGGTTAGTTCATGAAGGTTATTGACTAATTAATTATATAGATTTCAAATCCATATGGATGACAATAataatttattctttttttttaatgactgTCCTTGGTTTATTATTTTCTACAGTATCACACAGTTCGAGATACtcgataaaataaaataaaagattgaagcaatgttttttttttttgtcacgaaaAGATTGAAGCAATGTAACTAGAATAATTACAGCTCTTAATTTGTTGGTTGTGTATGAGTTCAATTTAggttattattttcatattcttTTGTACGCAAGTGGTTCAACTACTTTTATGTGCATCAATAGAACCAAtaaagaatttttatttttggtattatatatacataatattaagAGCTTCATAAGTAAATACGAAGAAGATTCTTCTAAAGTAAAAGATCAGGCAGGATACGTTGAACAATGCGTTGACGATTACAATAAATTAGTCATCGAAATTATCTGTAATTGAGGAGAGGCTAACTGTAAGTCAAAAATGACAACAAGAATGAATATGTCACTTAGATAAATTTGCCTTAATAAATCACTAG includes the following:
- the LOC103864878 gene encoding NAC domain-containing protein 41 — its product is MDISTQRFSMNGRSMRLPPGFRFDPDDEDLVFEYLAKKVLHRPMDFDLPELRSCNVDPWDLLGDKNTEMYYFVKKEEREKKGRETLSGYWEECEEEEVMESGDRGCNYLEGRKKTFAFYIGQRPRGTITPWIKYEFRLLSSRATRWSSSSLPRGAVENWRAVKVIVKEENEEEIEEDEQASDESDGEEVVQSR